A window from Photobacterium leiognathi encodes these proteins:
- a CDS encoding phosphate ABC transporter substrate-binding protein, with the protein MLKTIISLLTLGLCVTSATVQAKETVTVAGSTSVSHIMDVLADTYSLTHKNTTIAIQGTGSTAGITAVKQGAAEIGMSSRIIEPTELEGDYKTVTIAHDGIALVVNKDNPVSNLTHQQVMDIYQGKITNWKSINGIDLDMAVVSRENASGSRFSFEHFMGLTKKVSEFTVSDISPRVLVVSTNGMVKSLVSRNKHAIGYVSLGSVDDSVKAVSYDNVFPTIAKVESGEYKIARPFLLMFKESKLDKDAQQFIKFVLSNQAQTIIRDKGYVSIDEKA; encoded by the coding sequence ATGCTTAAAACAATAATTAGTCTGCTGACATTAGGGCTATGTGTCACTTCAGCAACTGTACAAGCCAAAGAAACAGTTACTGTTGCAGGATCGACTTCAGTTAGTCACATTATGGATGTATTGGCTGATACCTATTCACTAACCCACAAAAACACCACGATAGCGATCCAAGGTACAGGCTCTACTGCAGGCATCACTGCTGTAAAGCAAGGTGCGGCTGAAATTGGCATGAGCTCTCGTATTATTGAACCGACTGAGCTTGAAGGTGATTACAAAACAGTGACCATTGCTCATGATGGTATCGCGCTAGTAGTAAATAAAGATAACCCTGTATCGAACTTAACTCATCAGCAAGTGATGGATATTTACCAAGGTAAGATCACTAACTGGAAATCAATTAACGGTATCGATTTAGACATGGCTGTCGTTAGCCGTGAAAATGCCTCAGGCTCCCGCTTTTCGTTTGAACACTTTATGGGGTTAACCAAGAAAGTTTCTGAATTTACCGTTTCAGACATTAGCCCACGTGTTTTAGTGGTTAGCACTAATGGCATGGTGAAAAGCTTAGTTTCTCGTAATAAACATGCGATTGGCTATGTATCACTGGGATCTGTTGATGATTCTGTTAAAGCGGTTTCTTACGATAATGTTTTCCCAACCATTGCAAAAGTTGAGTCAGGTGAATACAAAATTGCACGCCCATTCCTGTTGATGTTCAAAGAAAGCAAACTAGATAAAGATGCGCAGCAATTCATTAAGTTTGTTTTATCAAATCAAGCACAAACCATAATTCGTGATAAAGGTTATGTCTCTATTGATGAGAAAGCATAA
- a CDS encoding ATPase RavA domain-containing protein → MLTMATTATTPNKAILSERIQKLIKGLSNGVYEREEVIKLCLLAALAGESVFLLGPPGIAKSLIAKRLIQAFDDSKFFDYLMTRFSTPEEVFGPLSIQELKDNGKYVRLTDGYLPTAQVVFLDEIWKAGPAILNTLLTVVNERTFKNGQDVLPVPMRLLITASNELPDEDSGLDALYDRMLVRVFVNRIQEKQNFKAMLMGEGPTLQEIDPSLTIKDEEYINWQQHIDDVQLSEAIFEQIYQLKSMVENKVNQGDVIDSDNELYISDRRWKKSVRLLKASAFFNGRDEINPLDLLLLQDCLWHSPESRNVICNIVDKFASDYAFNQKESALDANEAETIINTINDDVAEKLAITFTKESTMRKEWFKYNFATAARFNVNNNPRMIKLVMLQQNPSVSEQEPGDSRWVYVDGDEFDKKIRTGKCDIYGFVNKNTHLCRLQFEIDAQNRLTVKDIANRAVLVGIAGNKGITESMQQTWQQGVDSAMAKIVDAEHSIMKSRSQFHGALPHNFINDSFPALIEQSISDAADKVTELKGLVEKSAFRISHLSEYFAK, encoded by the coding sequence ATGCTCACAATGGCAACAACAGCAACAACTCCGAATAAAGCTATTTTATCTGAACGTATTCAAAAACTGATCAAAGGGCTTTCTAATGGCGTTTACGAACGCGAAGAAGTGATAAAGCTGTGTTTGCTAGCTGCATTAGCAGGGGAAAGTGTTTTTCTTTTAGGTCCTCCTGGTATTGCAAAAAGTTTGATTGCGAAACGTCTTATCCAAGCTTTTGATGACAGTAAATTCTTTGATTACTTGATGACGCGTTTCTCAACGCCGGAAGAAGTATTCGGTCCTCTATCTATTCAAGAATTAAAAGATAACGGTAAATATGTACGTTTAACTGATGGCTATTTACCGACTGCACAAGTGGTTTTCCTTGATGAAATTTGGAAAGCTGGTCCTGCTATTCTTAATACCTTATTAACCGTGGTGAACGAGCGCACATTCAAAAACGGCCAAGATGTGCTACCTGTACCAATGCGTTTATTGATCACGGCATCTAACGAATTACCAGATGAAGATAGCGGTTTAGACGCCCTATACGATCGTATGTTAGTTCGTGTATTCGTTAACCGTATTCAAGAGAAACAAAACTTTAAAGCCATGTTGATGGGCGAAGGCCCTACGTTACAAGAAATCGATCCAAGTCTTACGATTAAAGATGAGGAATACATTAACTGGCAACAGCACATTGATGATGTTCAGTTAAGTGAAGCGATTTTTGAGCAAATCTATCAATTGAAATCCATGGTTGAAAATAAAGTGAACCAAGGTGATGTGATTGATAGCGACAATGAGCTTTACATTTCTGATCGTCGTTGGAAGAAATCAGTACGTTTATTAAAAGCCAGCGCTTTCTTTAATGGTCGAGACGAAATTAACCCACTTGATTTATTACTGCTACAAGACTGTTTATGGCATAGCCCAGAATCGCGCAACGTGATCTGTAATATCGTTGATAAGTTTGCCTCTGATTATGCATTCAATCAAAAAGAGTCTGCGTTAGATGCCAATGAAGCAGAAACCATCATTAACACTATTAACGATGATGTAGCAGAGAAACTTGCTATTACTTTCACCAAAGAAAGCACCATGCGTAAAGAGTGGTTTAAGTATAACTTTGCAACTGCTGCCCGTTTTAATGTTAATAACAATCCACGCATGATCAAATTAGTGATGCTGCAACAAAACCCATCTGTTTCTGAGCAAGAGCCGGGAGATAGCCGTTGGGTTTATGTGGATGGTGATGAGTTTGATAAGAAGATCCGCACAGGTAAATGTGATATCTACGGTTTTGTTAATAAGAATACTCATCTGTGTCGTTTGCAGTTTGAAATTGATGCGCAAAATCGCTTAACCGTTAAAGACATTGCCAACCGTGCAGTACTGGTAGGGATTGCGGGTAATAAAGGCATTACCGAAAGCATGCAGCAAACATGGCAGCAAGGTGTAGACAGCGCAATGGCGAAGATTGTGGATGCAGAGCATAGCATCATGAAATCTCGCTCACAGTTCCACGGTGCATTACCACATAACTTTATTAATGATTCATTCCCTGCGTTAATTGAACAAAGCATCAGTGATGCTGCAGATAAAGTGACTGAGCTTAAGGGTTTGGTTGAGAAGAGTGCTTTCCGCATAAGCCATCTTTCTGAATATTTTGCCAAATAG
- the viaA gene encoding ATPase RavA stimulator ViaA — MPVSEGLNFALMLAESGIIDSAVHEVMVRPQLLMAAEQSPGIKTAMKNQVMKWRGQMIRQTAKGTVEERFHDEIELYHQACKWDQDYFIEHADELVKKLEGQSSFYFKAKSLVAKEHQKHNPMFQRFFCNKWYEYIAHALTEAQESEIEERKEALLRDMYQRIETMKQMEEVTEAGDETKAGRLWDMAKAKLTQTDVDVMKKIAKFLKKNNGLQDIAEKLGRMASEVDDPNKERVKAEEFKLVEEVSDNVTDDIVGIHESDDLAKLLPNEAMFLAYPELEVVFYKHLADKRLMNYRMQGTQRKLRKVKAFKRQTKRVDQDKGPFIVCIDASGSMSGFPENCAKALAYGLMQIALADDRDCYVIMFSTQQITYELTKQDGLSEVVNFLSYSFHGGTDLGPVLDQSIDLMSDGKYKNADLVVLSDFIAPSQPDEMLTRVEKLKAQKNRFHAVNLSKYGNPELLEMFDHCWSYHPSKLSQLGKLFKVR; from the coding sequence ATGCCAGTCTCTGAAGGATTAAACTTTGCACTGATGCTCGCTGAGTCGGGCATCATTGACAGTGCCGTGCATGAGGTCATGGTTCGACCGCAATTATTAATGGCAGCAGAGCAAAGTCCCGGCATTAAAACCGCCATGAAAAACCAAGTTATGAAATGGCGTGGGCAAATGATCCGGCAAACTGCAAAAGGGACAGTGGAAGAGCGGTTTCATGATGAGATTGAGCTCTACCATCAAGCCTGTAAGTGGGATCAAGATTACTTCATCGAACATGCTGATGAGTTGGTTAAAAAGCTCGAAGGGCAATCCTCTTTTTACTTCAAAGCTAAAAGCCTTGTAGCTAAAGAGCATCAAAAACATAATCCGATGTTCCAACGTTTCTTCTGTAATAAATGGTATGAGTACATTGCTCACGCCTTAACTGAAGCACAAGAGTCAGAGATAGAAGAACGTAAAGAAGCCTTGCTGAGAGATATGTATCAGCGCATTGAAACCATGAAGCAAATGGAAGAAGTCACTGAAGCTGGTGATGAAACCAAAGCAGGGCGCTTATGGGATATGGCAAAAGCCAAGTTGACCCAAACTGACGTTGATGTGATGAAGAAAATAGCCAAGTTTTTGAAAAAGAATAACGGCTTACAAGACATTGCAGAGAAGTTAGGGCGAATGGCGAGTGAGGTTGATGATCCCAACAAAGAGCGTGTAAAAGCTGAAGAATTTAAGCTGGTGGAAGAAGTTAGTGACAATGTCACTGATGATATTGTTGGTATTCATGAAAGTGATGATCTTGCCAAACTGCTACCAAACGAAGCGATGTTCTTAGCGTATCCTGAGCTTGAAGTGGTGTTTTATAAACACTTAGCCGATAAGCGTTTGATGAACTATCGAATGCAGGGAACTCAACGAAAACTGCGTAAGGTTAAAGCCTTTAAACGTCAAACCAAGCGTGTTGATCAAGATAAAGGACCATTTATCGTTTGTATTGATGCATCAGGCTCAATGTCGGGTTTTCCTGAGAACTGTGCTAAAGCCTTAGCTTATGGTTTAATGCAGATTGCGTTAGCTGATGATCGCGATTGCTACGTGATCATGTTCTCTACTCAGCAAATCACTTACGAGCTGACCAAGCAAGATGGCTTGAGTGAAGTGGTTAACTTCTTATCTTACTCATTCCACGGTGGTACCGATTTGGGCCCTGTGCTGGATCAATCCATTGATTTAATGAGTGATGGTAAATACAAAAACGCGGATTTAGTGGTGTTATCTGACTTTATTGCACCAAGCCAACCTGATGAAATGCTGACGCGCGTAGAGAAGTTAAAAGCGCAAAAGAACCGTTTTCATGCGGTGAATTTGTCGAAGTATGGTAATCCAGAACTGCTTGAAATGTTCGATCATTGTTGGTCGTATCATCCATCAAAACTAAGCCAATTAGGTAAACTCTTTAAGGTTCGTTAG